Genomic DNA from Desulfobotulus mexicanus:
CAGCCCAAGGTAAATCTTTATTCCGGAAAAATCATCGGCGCAGAGGCCCTTTTACGCTGGCAACCCTCCAATGGTCCTCCCGTTTCTCCCATGACCTTCATCCCCATTGCCGAAGAAACCGGCCTGATTCTTCCCATCAGTTCCTGGGTACTGGAAAAAGCCATGCAGGAAGCCGTGATATGGAAGGAAAGGGGATTCCATGACCTTTCCATTGCCATCAATATTTCCGCCTCCCAGTTTAAGCAGCAGGAACTGACGGCAGAAATCGATGCCCTTCTTAAAAAAACAGGACTGCGGCCGGAACAGCTGGAACTGGAACTCACGGAAAGTATCATCATGCAGGATGCGGAAGCTGCCATAGCAACCCTCTCCAGATTCAACCGCATGGGCATCCGCTTTGCCATTGATGACTTCGGTACAGGATATTCTTCTTTAAGCTACCTGAAGCGCTTCCCCATACAGGTGCTCAAAATTGATAAATCCTTCATACAGGAAATCCCAGGCAATAAGGATGATGCCTCCATAGTTCTCTCCATCCTTTCTTTGGCCCACAACCTTGGACTCAAGGTTGTGGCCGAAGGTGTAGAAACCGAAGAGCAGCTTGACTTTCTGCGCAGCAAAAATTGTGACATGATGCAGGGCTATCTTTTCTCCAAACCCCTTCTGCCCGAAGACTTCCGCTACCTGATTGACCAGAATGCAGGAATCAGGCCCATGACCGTACTATGATACTTAAATCCACCCCATACCACCGAAAGCAAGCCCATCCGAACAAACATCGTTTACCCCAATAATTACGGATCTTTTCTTAAAAAAATCATTATAAAATTATTCTTTACAAGTTCGGCCACTTCATACTATATTTCCTGATTACGAACATGCTATAAAGGATTTTTAAAAATTTTAACTGGGAAATACGGTAATATTATAAGATTTTCTCACAATGGTTTTCAGTTTGTTTCATCTTTTCATCTTCAGCATGGACAGTCCCGCCTGCTGTGTGTCCGGGTGGCCCCCCGGTCAGCAGGCGTATCTGAGGGAAGATCAGGTCGGAAAGCAAAGGAAAGTCTCTTCTGCACAAAAAAATCCGGTTCTTATGACGCAAGGAGCAATCCTCCGCCAGACCGGATCCCAGGGGCGCAGACCCGCCTTCAATTTTGTACAGAGGTTTTTATTTTCCAGATCATTCCGGCCCCTTCCTGACGCTGTGGAACACAAAAAAACCAGAACGGGAAACATTAAACAAAGGGAAGAATTTTGATGTCTAAAAAAATGATGACCATCGACGGCAATACCGCAGCAGCTCACGTGGCCTATGCCTTCAGTGACATGGCCGCTATTTATCCCATTACCCCCTCTTCCCCCATCGGTGAAATTGCCGATGCCTGGGCAGCAGACGGACGAAAAAATATCTTTGGTCAGGCTGTAACCGTACGCCAGATGCAGTCCGAAGCCGGTGCAGCCGGTGCCGTACACGGAGCCCTTGCCGCAGGAACATACACTTCCACATTCACGGCATCCCAGGGTCTTCTGCTCATGATCCCCAACATGTACAAAATGGCAGGCGAACTTCTGCCCACAGTCTTCCATGTAACGGCCCGTGCCGTGGCAGCCCATGCCCTTTCCATCTTCGGGGATCATCAGGATGTCATGGCCTGTCGTCAGACAGGCTTTGCCCTGCTCTGTTCCAATTCCGTGCAGGAAGCCATGGACATGGCTCTGGTTGCCCACCTTGCAGCCATTGAAGGAAGAATACCCTTCCTCCACTTCTTTGACGGCTTCCGTACCTCCCATGAGGTTCAGAAAATTGAAGCCATTGATTATGAAGACATGGCAAAGCTTGTGAACCGTGAAGCAGTAGCAGAGTTCAAGCACCATGCCATGAACCCCGAGCATCCTGAAATCCGCGGTACTGCCCAGAACCCGGACATCTACTTCCAGGGYCGTGAAGCCTGCAACATATTCTATGATGAACTGCCCCATGTGGTTACAGACTACATGAAAAAGGTCTCCGCACTTACGGGAAGACAGTACAATCTCTTTGATTATGTGGGTCATCCCGAAGCGGAACGTGTAATTGTTGCCATGGGTTCTGCCTGTGAAACCATTGAAGAGACCATTGATTATCTCCTTGAAAAAGGCGAACGCGTAGGTCTTATCAAAGTTCGTCTCTACCGTCCCTTTGTGAACGAGGCCTTCCTTGCTGCCCTGCCCTCCACTGTAGAGCGCATCACCGTACTCGACCGCACCAAAGAGCCGGGTGCCATTGGTGAGCCCCTYTACCTTGATGTCTGCACTGCCTTCATGGAGCACGGCGAAGCCCCCGGTATCGTGGGYGGACGCTATGGTCTGGGTTCCAAGGAATTCACACCCTCCATGGTTAAAACCGTTTATGACAACATGAAGGGCTTTGCCCCCAAAAACCACTTCACCATCGGCATMACMGATGATGTGACCCACACCTCCCTTGAGGTAAAAGAGCAGATTGATACCGCTCCCAAAGGTACGGTTCGCTGCAAGTTCTACGGCCTTGGTTCCGATGGTACCGTAGGTGCCAACAAAACCGCCATCAAGATTATCGGCGACCATACGGATCTTTATGCTCAGGCATACTTCTCCTATGACTCCAAAAAATCCGGCGGCATCACCGTCAGCCATCTTCGTTTTGGTAAAACCCCCATCAAGTCCACCTACCTTGTCAACACCCCGGACTTTGTGGCTGTACAYAAARCCAATTATGTACAGCTTTATGATGTRCTGGATGGCATTATGGACGGCGGCACCTTCCTGCTCAACACCCACTGGACAGCWGAAGAGCTGGAAAATGAGCTGCCTGCRGATATGCGCCGKACCATTGCAGMAAAAAACATCAAGGTTTACACCATAGATGCCGTGAAAATCGCCTCTGAAATCGGCCTTGGTAACCGCATCAACATGGTTATGCAAACCGCCTTCTTCAAGCTTTCCGGCGTACTGCCCTTTGAAGAAGCYATTGATCTCCTTAAAAAAGACATTGCCAAAACCTATGGCAACAAGGGTGAGGCCATCGTTTCCATGAACATTAAAGCCGTGGAAAAGGCTCTGGATGCTCTGGTTGCAATACCCGTTCCCGCTTCATGGGCAACGGCGGTCAGCGGAACCGCAGGAGACAGGGACGAGCCCGAATTCATCCAGAATGTCATGCGCCCGATTCTCGCCCAGAAAGGTGATGACCTTCCCGTATCAGCCTTCTCTCCCGACGGCGTCTTCCCCGTAGGCACCACCCTTTATGAAAAACGCGGTGTTGCCATCGCCGTACCCGAATGGATCATGGATAACTGCATCCAGTGCAACCAGTGCTCCTATGTCTGCCCCCATGCAGCCATCATCCCCATTCTCGCCACAGATGACGAGCTGGAAGGTGCCCCCGCAGACTTTAAAGTCATGGAAGCCAAGGGCAAAGAGCTGGAAGGCATGAAGTTCCGCATTCAGGTCAACACCCTTGACTGCTACGGCTGCGGTAACTGTGTGGACATCTGCCCCGCCAAAACTCCGGCTCTGGTCATGAAGCCCCTGGAAACCCAGACTGCAGTGGAAGTACCCAACCACGAGTTCTCCCTCACCGTGCCCTTCAAGACCGGCATTATGAACAGGGAATCCGTAAAAGGCTCCCAGTTTGTTCAGCCCCTCATGGAGTTCTCCGGTGCCTGCGCAGGCTGTGGCGAGACACCCTATGTAAAACTTCTCACCCAGCTCTTTGGTGAGCGCATGTTCATCTCCAACGCCACGGGATGTTCCTCCATCTGGGGCGGCAGTGCGCCCAGCGCACCCTACTGCACCAATGAAGACGGACACGGACCCACCTGGGGTAACTCCCTCTTTGAGGATGCAGCTGAGTTCGGCTACGGCAAGATGATTGCCGTCAAGCACCGTCGTGAAGGCATAGCCCAGCTTGTAACTGAAGCCCTTGAACTGGATCTGGATGCTGACATTAAAACCGCCATGCAGGAATGGCTGAATACCATGTGGGACGGCAAGCAGTCCGCTGTAACAGGACGCCGCATGGAAGCTGCCCTGGCAACGGCCCCTGCCCATGATATCATCGATCAGATCCTGGATCAGGCAGACCTCTTTGTGAAAAAATCCCACTGGATCTTCGGTGGTGACGGCTGGGCCTATGACATCGGGTTCGGCGGCCTTGACCATGTTCTGGCTTCAGGAGAAGACATCAATATCCTTGTCATGGATACGGAAGTTTACTCCAACACCGGCGGTCAGTCTTCCAAGGCAACRCCTACGGGTGCCATTGCAAAGTTTGCCGCATCCGGCAAGAAAACGGCCAAAAAAGACCTTGGCCGCATGATGATGAGCTACGGCTATGTGTATGTAGCYTCCGTATCCATGGGTGCCAACAAGCAGCAGGTGCTTAAAGCCTTTGTGGAAGCAGAAAACTACCCCGGACCTTCCATTGTAATCTGCTATGCCCCCTGCATCAATCAGGGCATCAAAAAGGGTATGGGCAAGACTCAGGAAGAAATGAAGCTGGCCGTAGAATCAGGTTACTGGCCGCTTTACCGCTTCAATCCCCTGCTGGAAGAAGAGG
This window encodes:
- the nifJ gene encoding pyruvate:ferredoxin (flavodoxin) oxidoreductase, whose protein sequence is MSKKMMTIDGNTAAAHVAYAFSDMAAIYPITPSSPIGEIADAWAADGRKNIFGQAVTVRQMQSEAGAAGAVHGALAAGTYTSTFTASQGLLLMIPNMYKMAGELLPTVFHVTARAVAAHALSIFGDHQDVMACRQTGFALLCSNSVQEAMDMALVAHLAAIEGRIPFLHFFDGFRTSHEVQKIEAIDYEDMAKLVNREAVAEFKHHAMNPEHPEIRGTAQNPDIYFQGREACNIFYDELPHVVTDYMKKVSALTGRQYNLFDYVGHPEAERVIVAMGSACETIEETIDYLLEKGERVGLIKVRLYRPFVNEAFLAALPSTVERITVLDRTKEPGAIGEPLYLDVCTAFMEHGEAPGIVGGRYGLGSKEFTPSMVKTVYDNMKGFAPKNHFTIGITDDVTHTSLEVKEQIDTAPKGTVRCKFYGLGSDGTVGANKTAIKIIGDHTDLYAQAYFSYDSKKSGGITVSHLRFGKTPIKSTYLVNTPDFVAVHKXNYVQLYDVLDGIMDGGTFLLNTHWTAEELENELPADMRRTIAXKNIKVYTIDAVKIASEIGLGNRINMVMQTAFFKLSGVLPFEEAIDLLKKDIAKTYGNKGEAIVSMNIKAVEKALDALVAIPVPASWATAVSGTAGDRDEPEFIQNVMRPILAQKGDDLPVSAFSPDGVFPVGTTLYEKRGVAIAVPEWIMDNCIQCNQCSYVCPHAAIIPILATDDELEGAPADFKVMEAKGKELEGMKFRIQVNTLDCYGCGNCVDICPAKTPALVMKPLETQTAVEVPNHEFSLTVPFKTGIMNRESVKGSQFVQPLMEFSGACAGCGETPYVKLLTQLFGERMFISNATGCSSIWGGSAPSAPYCTNEDGHGPTWGNSLFEDAAEFGYGKMIAVKHRREGIAQLVTEALELDLDADIKTAMQEWLNTMWDGKQSAVTGRRMEAALATAPAHDIIDQILDQADLFVKKSHWIFGGDGWAYDIGFGGLDHVLASGEDINILVMDTEVYSNTGGQSSKATPTGAIAKFAASGKKTAKKDLGRMMMSYGYVYVASVSMGANKQQVLKAFVEAENYPGPSIVICYAPCINQGIKKGMGKTQEEMKLAVESGYWPLYRFNPLLEEEGKNPFVLECKAPDGTLQEFLSGENRFAVLEKTFPEESKKLRASIEDQYNRRYAALKYMADAKGSAE